Proteins co-encoded in one Acidobacteriota bacterium genomic window:
- a CDS encoding AI-2E family transporter: MPPQTNGHDAAPVVSIPPPHAAVIVIAGVAIVHVLHFARPVLIPIVLAILIAFALAPLVSALARVMVRALAAAVAIALFTAGIGAGIWAVSDDAIEVVQSLPLAARRVREVLREQRRSGEGALKQMQRAAAEIERTANEAAPPATRPPGDVQRVQIVEPAFRAGDYLWWGSLGTIGFLGELMVILFLAYFLLAGGDLYKRKMVKIAGPALSRRRVTVQILDDISSQVARFMLALAGTSAIVAAATAGTLWWLGLDAWLFWGITAGVLNTIPYFGPVIVSVALAVIGFVQFGTPGRTFAVAAGAFAITSLEGWLLTPALMGRAARMNPAAVFVGLLFWGWVWGLWGVVLAVPMMMLVKSACDHIEDLNPLGELLGD; the protein is encoded by the coding sequence ATGCCGCCGCAGACCAACGGCCACGACGCCGCACCCGTCGTCTCGATTCCGCCGCCGCACGCCGCGGTCATCGTGATCGCGGGCGTGGCCATCGTCCACGTCCTGCACTTCGCGCGGCCGGTGCTCATCCCGATCGTCCTGGCGATCCTGATCGCATTCGCGCTCGCGCCGCTCGTGAGCGCGCTCGCGCGCGTGATGGTCCGGGCGCTCGCCGCGGCGGTCGCGATCGCGCTGTTCACGGCGGGCATTGGCGCCGGCATCTGGGCGGTCAGCGACGACGCGATCGAGGTGGTGCAGTCGCTGCCGCTGGCGGCGCGCCGCGTGCGCGAGGTGCTGCGCGAGCAGCGGCGTTCCGGCGAAGGGGCGCTGAAGCAGATGCAGCGCGCGGCGGCCGAGATCGAGCGCACGGCGAACGAGGCCGCGCCCCCCGCGACGCGCCCGCCCGGCGACGTGCAGCGCGTGCAGATCGTCGAGCCCGCGTTCCGCGCCGGCGACTATCTGTGGTGGGGCAGCCTCGGCACGATTGGCTTCCTCGGCGAGCTGATGGTCATCCTGTTCCTCGCCTACTTCCTGCTCGCAGGCGGAGACCTCTACAAGCGCAAGATGGTGAAGATCGCCGGGCCGGCGCTGAGCCGGCGCCGCGTGACGGTGCAGATCCTGGACGACATCTCGTCGCAGGTCGCGCGATTCATGCTGGCGCTGGCCGGCACGAGCGCGATCGTCGCCGCCGCGACCGCCGGCACGCTCTGGTGGCTGGGCCTCGACGCCTGGCTCTTCTGGGGGATCACCGCGGGAGTCCTGAACACGATTCCGTACTTCGGTCCGGTGATTGTCAGCGTCGCGCTCGCCGTGATCGGCTTCGTGCAGTTCGGAACGCCGGGGCGAACCTTCGCGGTCGCCGCCGGGGCGTTCGCCATCACCTCGCTCGAAGGCTGGCTGCTCACCCCGGCCCTCATGGGGCGCGCCGCGCGGATGAATCCCGCGGCGGTGTTCGTCGGGCTGCTCTTCTGGGGCTGGGTCTGGGGGCTCTGGGGCGTCGTCCTCGCGGTGCCGATGATGATGCTCGTCAAGTCCGCCTGCGACCACATCGAGGATCTCAACCCGTTGGGAGAACTCCTAGGCGACTGA
- the queA gene encoding tRNA preQ1(34) S-adenosylmethionine ribosyltransferase-isomerase QueA, producing MRVSDFDFELPPELIAQEAAPRGTSRLLVLDRGSGATRHARIGDLPGLLAPGDLLVVNDTRVFPARLLGRRAPSGGAVECMLVERIGGTGSSEEWDALMHPGQKLKPGARLVFQGPAGTLHGEVLERRFFGRRRIRLWAVDGPEVGALIDALGHVPLPPYIHRPDRADDRERYQTIYARRRGSVAAPTAGLHFTGDILRALDARGVGRVSITLHVGYGTFQPVRAADVEQHVVEAERYEIEDAAAAQINRALDDGRRIVAVGTTTTRALESAAIAGSGRLGPGRGEASLFIYPGYTFRVVQALLTNFHLPKSSLLMLVSAFAGREPVLAAYREAVAERYRFYSYGDAMLVI from the coding sequence ATGCGCGTCTCGGACTTCGACTTCGAGCTGCCACCTGAGCTGATCGCGCAGGAGGCGGCGCCCCGCGGGACCTCGCGGCTCCTCGTCCTGGACCGCGGGAGCGGCGCCACGCGGCACGCGCGGATCGGCGATCTTCCGGGACTGCTCGCGCCCGGAGACCTGCTGGTCGTCAACGACACGCGCGTGTTCCCGGCACGCCTCCTCGGGCGCCGGGCGCCGAGCGGCGGTGCGGTCGAGTGCATGCTCGTTGAGCGGATCGGCGGCACCGGATCGAGCGAGGAGTGGGACGCGTTGATGCATCCGGGGCAGAAGCTGAAGCCGGGCGCGCGACTCGTCTTCCAGGGTCCGGCGGGCACGCTGCACGGCGAGGTGCTGGAGCGGCGCTTCTTCGGCCGCCGCCGCATCCGGCTGTGGGCCGTCGACGGCCCGGAGGTCGGCGCACTCATCGACGCGCTGGGGCACGTACCGCTCCCGCCGTACATCCATCGTCCGGATCGAGCCGACGACCGGGAGCGGTACCAGACCATCTACGCCCGCCGGCGCGGGTCGGTGGCCGCGCCGACCGCCGGCCTGCACTTCACCGGCGACATCCTGCGCGCGCTCGACGCGCGAGGGGTTGGCCGCGTCTCCATCACCCTGCACGTGGGCTACGGCACGTTCCAGCCGGTTCGAGCCGCGGATGTCGAGCAGCACGTCGTCGAGGCCGAGCGTTACGAGATCGAAGATGCCGCCGCCGCGCAAATCAATCGGGCGCTCGACGATGGCCGCCGCATCGTCGCCGTGGGGACGACGACCACGCGCGCGCTGGAGAGCGCGGCGATCGCCGGGAGCGGCCGGCTTGGACCAGGGCGGGGCGAGGCCTCCCTCTTCATCTATCCCGGCTACACGTTCCGGGTCGTGCAGGCGCTGCTGACGAATTTCCACCTGCCGAAGTCATCGCTCCTGATGCTGGTGTCCGCCTTCGCGGGACGGGAGCCTGTGCTCGCCGCGTATCGCGAGGCGGTCGCGGAGCGCTACCGGTTCTACAGCTACGGCGACGCGATGCTGGTGATCTGA
- a CDS encoding DUF4112 domain-containing protein: protein MRDRRPQDLDGIRRWARLFDSQFRIPGTRITFGLDPILGLIPGLGDIVGPMFGLVVIAHAWRMRVPNVVIARMAVNAGIDAALGVVPLLGDAVDVFWKANQANVRLLERHVFERRTAGAGDHLFVIGVVVAALVIAALPVIAVVWALSRLGVLPTG, encoded by the coding sequence GTGCGCGACCGCAGGCCGCAGGACCTCGACGGCATCCGCCGGTGGGCCCGTCTCTTCGACAGCCAGTTCCGAATTCCGGGGACGCGCATCACGTTCGGGCTCGATCCGATCCTCGGCCTCATCCCCGGCCTCGGAGACATCGTCGGCCCGATGTTCGGCCTCGTGGTGATCGCGCACGCGTGGCGGATGCGCGTGCCGAACGTGGTCATCGCCCGCATGGCCGTCAATGCCGGGATCGACGCCGCGCTGGGCGTCGTGCCGCTCCTGGGCGATGCGGTGGACGTGTTCTGGAAAGCCAACCAGGCGAACGTGCGGCTGCTCGAGCGGCACGTCTTCGAGCGGCGAACGGCCGGAGCGGGAGACCACCTGTTCGTGATCGGCGTCGTCGTGGCCGCGCTCGTCATCGCCGCGCTGCCGGTGATCGCCGTTGTGTGGGCGCTCAGTCGCCTAGGAGTTCTCCCAACGGGTTGA
- a CDS encoding TonB-dependent receptor codes for MNRVAAIARQTALGWLAVLSLSTSLAAQPHQVRDTVTVTAAARPVPFDNLARAVTVLTREQIARLPARSVAELLRYAVGLDVRARAPFGIQSDFSIRGASFGQTLVLVDGVRLNDAQSGHHNGDIPVPIGDIERIEVLQGAGSSLHGADAFGGTINVITRKTVGGASGSLSAGDFGLLQGTMRWAGAGPRLPSLAIEGARSSGFMFARDFGTLATSAGVLAGGTRARLGYVRKEFGANGFYGPSPSREWTDQTLVTIERDPVEIGRWQASAVASYRTHGDRFLWDVRRPGVLESRHRTHAVLATAKLRRALGSRSGVAAGAETGVDWIRSNNLGDHHVARTGLYLEWEQALGPRAVLYPGVRYDRYSSFGSAWSPALSGSLWLAPAVRLRGAAGRAFRIPTFTELYYRDPAHQASGDLRPERAWNLEAGFDWFIGLDWVASATAFRRSERDLIDWVRNTAAERWRTTNIHRLRTTGFELELRRPIGASAFVAADYSRLAADAGRVPFLSKYALDYPRDTFALKASAPLPGAVGLGQRLALVRRSDGRRYWIADARVSRAFRATRLFVEGTNLLDTRYQEIKGVDMPGRWILAGIELGAVRQ; via the coding sequence ATGAATCGCGTCGCAGCGATCGCCCGCCAGACAGCGCTCGGCTGGCTCGCCGTTCTCTCTCTCTCCACGAGCCTGGCTGCGCAGCCCCACCAGGTGCGCGACACCGTCACCGTGACGGCCGCGGCGCGGCCCGTCCCGTTCGACAACCTCGCGCGCGCCGTGACCGTGCTCACGCGGGAGCAGATCGCGCGACTGCCGGCCCGTTCGGTGGCCGAGCTGCTGCGCTACGCCGTCGGCCTGGACGTGCGGGCGCGGGCGCCGTTCGGCATCCAGAGCGACTTCTCCATCCGCGGCGCGTCGTTCGGGCAGACGCTCGTCCTGGTGGACGGCGTGCGGCTGAACGACGCGCAGTCGGGCCACCACAACGGCGATATTCCGGTGCCGATCGGTGACATCGAACGGATTGAAGTCCTTCAGGGCGCGGGCTCGTCGCTTCACGGCGCCGACGCGTTTGGCGGCACGATCAACGTCATCACGAGAAAGACCGTGGGCGGCGCGAGCGGGTCGCTCTCGGCGGGCGATTTCGGCCTGCTGCAGGGAACGATGCGCTGGGCGGGGGCCGGGCCGCGCCTGCCCTCGCTGGCCATCGAAGGCGCGCGATCGTCCGGCTTCATGTTCGCGCGCGACTTTGGCACGCTGGCGACGAGCGCCGGCGTCCTGGCCGGCGGCACGCGCGCGCGCCTTGGGTACGTGCGAAAAGAGTTCGGTGCCAACGGCTTCTACGGACCGTCTCCGTCGCGAGAGTGGACGGACCAGACGCTCGTGACGATCGAGCGCGACCCGGTCGAGATCGGCCGGTGGCAGGCGAGCGCGGTGGCCTCCTATCGAACGCACGGCGATCGCTTTCTGTGGGACGTGCGGCGGCCCGGCGTGCTCGAGAGCCGGCATCGCACGCACGCGGTGCTCGCGACCGCGAAGCTCCGCCGCGCGCTCGGCAGCCGGAGCGGTGTTGCGGCTGGCGCCGAGACGGGCGTGGACTGGATCCGATCGAACAACCTCGGCGACCACCACGTGGCGCGCACCGGCCTTTACCTGGAATGGGAACAGGCGCTGGGGCCGCGCGCGGTGCTCTATCCGGGCGTCCGCTACGATCGCTATTCGTCATTCGGGAGCGCGTGGAGCCCGGCGCTGTCAGGAAGCCTCTGGCTGGCGCCGGCGGTCCGGCTTCGCGGCGCGGCCGGGCGGGCGTTCCGAATCCCGACCTTCACGGAGCTGTACTACCGCGACCCGGCGCATCAGGCGAGCGGGGATCTCCGGCCGGAGCGCGCGTGGAATCTCGAAGCGGGCTTCGACTGGTTCATCGGGCTCGATTGGGTCGCGTCGGCGACCGCGTTCCGGCGCTCGGAGCGCGACCTCATCGACTGGGTCCGCAACACGGCGGCAGAGCGATGGCGAACGACGAACATCCACCGCCTTCGCACGACCGGTTTCGAGCTCGAGCTTCGGCGGCCCATCGGCGCGAGCGCGTTCGTGGCCGCCGACTACTCACGCCTCGCTGCGGATGCGGGACGTGTGCCGTTCCTGTCCAAGTACGCGCTGGACTACCCGCGCGACACCTTCGCGCTCAAGGCGAGCGCGCCGCTGCCGGGCGCGGTGGGCCTCGGGCAGCGGCTCGCGCTCGTGCGCCGGTCCGACGGCCGCCGCTACTGGATCGCCGACGCCCGGGTGTCGCGCGCGTTCAGGGCGACTCGTCTCTTCGTCGAAGGCACGAACCTCCTCGACACGCGATACCAGGAGATCAAGGGGGTGGACATGCCGGGTCGATGGATATTGGCAGGAATCGAGCTCGGCGCCGTCCGGCAGTGA